The DNA sequence GCCCAGACGCCGAGCTTCTCGGGCAGGGCCGCGCGCGTGGCTTCGACGATGGCGAAGCCGGTCCCGCGCTCGCGAACGTGGAACCAAGGGGCCTTGACGGTCACGATCGCGACGGCGCCGTAGCTCTGGAAGTGCATGTTGATCGCGTACAAGACCATGAACATCCAGAACAGGGAGATGTTCCAGCCCCAGTTGCCCATGCCGTACAGCGCCAGGCCCATGACGGCGTTGACGATGAGCGCGCCGCCGGTGCCGACGAGCATCGCGTTGCGTCCGCCGAGCTTGTCGGTGAGCGGCCCGGACGCGAGGAACGAGACGCCGTAGACCCACGCGCCGACGGCGAAGATCGTCCCGAATTGAGCCTTGGTCATCAGGGCGTCGCCGAGCGCGCTCTTGGCGACGGTCAGGTTGTAGCGCCCCATGTAGAGGAATGCGTAGGCCAGGCCCATCGGGACCCAATTGAGGGCGCGGCGAAGACGGTAGTCGAAAGCGTGGCGGGGATAGTCCATAGGGGAAATCATACAATAGAAGCATGATTCCTCAATCGATCGGTCACGTGACGCAAAAAGCCCTGCTCGACGCCCTGCTGGACGAGACGGCGGCCGCCGCGAAGCGGGGGAACGCCATCGTCGTCTTCGACCTCGACGACACCTTGTTCTCGACGGCCGACCGCCACCTGCGCATCCTCGCGGAGTTCGCGGCGATGATCGAGGGAAGCGACGCCCGCTCGGCCGGCGTCCTGCGCGGCATCGCGCGCGAGAAGCTGCGCTACTCGATCTCCGACACGGCCAAGGACCACGGCCTCGAGGAGAAGCTCGCCAAGGACCTGCGCGACTTCTGGTTCGCGCGCTTCTTCAAGAACCCGTACCTGCTCGAGGACTCGATCATCGCCGGCGGGCCGGAGTACGCGGCCGAGGTGATCGCGCGCGGGGGGAAGTCCTTCTACATGACCGGCCGGGACGAGGGCATGCGCGAGGGCACCGAGGCGTCTTTGCTGCGCCACCGCTTCCCGGACCCCGACGGCAAGGGCGCCACGCTCGTGCTCAAGCCGCGCTTCGACACGCCCGACTTCGCCTTCAAGAACGAGGCCCTGCACCGGCTCGCGGAGTTGGGCGCGGTCGTGGGCTCCTTCGAGAACGAGCCGGCGCACGTGAACATGTTCGTCGAGCGCTTCCCGAAAGGCAGACACTTCCTGCTCGAGACGAAGCACTCGGGCAAGCCCGTCGAGCTCCACGCCGGCGTCCACCGCATCAAGGACTTCCGCCGCTAGGGGGGACTATCCTCACGGATAGTCCCGACTGTTTCCGGAAACAGTCAGCGGGCGGGCAGACGCTCCAGGAGGAATCGCATCGCGTTCCCTCCCATCACCGACGCGATGTCCTTCTCCGGCATGCCCTGCCTCATCAGCGCCTGGGTGATGAGCGGCATGCCCGACGCGTCGAAGGGCTGGGCCACCGCCCCGTCGAAGTCCGAGCCGAGCGCGACGTGCCGCGCGCCGGCGACCTTGACGGCGTGGACGATCGCCCGCGCCGCGGCGTCGGCGTCGTCGCCGCAGGTGGCGATCCTCCAGAAGCCGATCGCGATGAGGCCGCCCTTGGCGGCGATGCGCCTGAGCTGATCGTCCGTGAGGTTCCGCTCGTTGGGGCAGGTCCCGCGCACGCCGGTGTGCGAGACTATGGGGGGCGTCTTGCCGAAGGCGAGGACGTCGTCGATGAGCGCGGGCGAGGCGTGGGCGACGTCCACGATCATGCGCAGCTCCTCGAGAGCCGAGAGGACCTTCCGCCCGAACTCCGACAGCCCGGCGCGGCTCGTACCGTGGGCCGACCCGCCGACCTCGTTGTCGATGAAATGCGTCAGCCCCACCATGCGCACGCCCATGTCGTACAGCGCCGCGACGCTCTCGAGCTTCCCGTCCAGGGCCTGGGCGCCCTCGACCGACAGGAGGCCCGCCACCGTCCCCGTGCCGCGGGCCGCCAGGTAGCCCGACAGGTCCTCCCGCGCGAGGATCACGACGAGCCGTCCGCCGGAGCGCGCCGCCGCGCCGTCGAAGGCCGCCGCCTGGTGCCTCGCCCGCTCCAGCTTGCTCGTCCAGGTCTTCCGCGGCCAGCCCGAAGCGACCGCCAGCGCCGTGATCAGGTCGCCCTGCCCCGCGTCGTTGCTCTTGATGTTGATGCCCTTGGGCGCGTGGGTGACGATCGAGAACACCTGGAGCGCCGCGCCGCCGTCGACGAGGCGCGGCACGTCGACGTGGCCGAGCGCGTTGCGCCTGAGCAGGTCGCGGCCCCAGAACAGCGGGTCCGCGTGCATGTCCGCGACGGTCAGGCGGGAGTGGAGCGCCCGCGCCTCGGGGGATACGGCATAGGGGGGGCGAGCCAGGACCTTATTGACCCTCTTCTCGGCTTGGGCCGTGATGAGGTTCTCGGCGGCGGCGGGCAGCGCCAGCAGCCCGACGCACAGCGCCGCGGCGGCCCTCACTTGCCGAGCAGGTCCGCGAAGAACTTCTTCTTGTTGGGCACCGCGTGATAGGCGGCGACCTTGTCGAGGCGCGCGATCAAGGTGATGTAGGTGCCCGCGTCGAAATAAACGCCGTGCTTGTGCAGCACGCTCATCACCCGCGCCTGGTCCTTCTTCAGGAGCTCGAGCAAGGTGGGGAGCTTCTTCTTGGCGGCTACGCCGCCGTGCTTTCTTTTTGCCATTCAAAAGGCCCCTTGGGGAAGTTCATCGCGAGCTTGATCGCGGTGTCGATGTCGGATTTACCGGCGGTACCCTCGGAGACGAGCCGTTCTGCCTCTAATATGATGGCGCCCGCAAGGTTACTCCAAATGTCCTTCGCCGTTAAAAGGTTTCCAGGAGCGAGGTCGTTCTGCACCCGCATGTTCTCCCCGATCTTTTTGCCGTTCTCGTAAACGTAAAATCCCTTCCCCGTCTTCCGCCCAAGCTCGCCCGCCCCCACGAGCTTCTTCTGGAGGGCGGGCGGCGCAAATCGTTCCGGTCTCCCCAGAGCCTCATAGATGGCCGTCGTAATGGCCAGGTTCGTGTCCAGCCCGATCAGATCCATGAGTTCAAATGGGCCCATCGGCACGCCGCCAATGCCGCGAGCGCCGTCATCAACGGCGGCGCAGCTCGTCTGTGTATTGACCATCCGCTGCGCCGTGACGTAATAAGGCCTCATCACGCGGTTGACGATGAACCCCGGCACGTCCTTCACATCGACCGGCGTCCGCCGCAGGCCCATCAACAGGAACTCCCACGCGGCCTGGAACGCTTCCGGAGAGGTCTCATCCGTCCGTATCATCTCGACCAGCTTCATCGCGACGGGGGGGTTGAAAAAGTGCACGCCGAGGGTCCTCTCCGGCGATTTGGCCCTCTTCATGATCTCCGCGACCGACAAAGAGGACGTGTTCGTCGCCAGAAGCCCGTCGGGGCAGACCTCCGAGAGCTTCTCGAACAGCTCCTGCTTCAGCGCCAGATCCTCCGGCGCCGCCTCGATGACCAGGTCCGCCCCCGCGAGGTCGTCGATATCGTTGACCGCGGAGATGGAATGGAACGCTCTTTCCGCCTGCTGCGTGGAGAGCTTCCCTTTGAGGACCGCCGTGTCGAACGACTTCTTCAGGCGCCCCGGGAGCGCCGCCAGCGCCGCCGGCAAGGCGTCGTGCACCTTCACGGAGAACCCGGACTGGGCGCACAGCTGAGCGATGCCCGCGCCCATCGTGCCCGCCCCCACGACCGCCACGCGCTGGATCATCGCCTCAGACCTTCTTGACCGGCGGCGCCAGCTTCATGCGGCTGAGGATCCCGCTCAGCGCCATCTCGCCGCGGGACTCGTGATGGCCCGTCCTCAGGTTGTGCAAGGTCGTGAGGAAGCGCGAGGGGCGGAACAGGTAGTTGCTGCCGTAGAACACCGCGAAGCCGAGCCAGTTGTAGATGCGCAGCCACCGGGACGAGATGTGGTCGGTGTAGGAGATCGTTTCCGTGATGTCCACGTAGGCGAGCTTGTCGAAGTACTCGTCGTCGTGCTTGATCTTGCCTTCCTTGACCAGGCGCGCGTACAGCTCCGACCCGGGATAGGGGGAAAAGGCGCCGACGGAGACGTCGTGCGCCCCGTGCCAGGACATCTTCACGAGGAACCACAGCGTCTTCCACGTGTCGAGGTGCGTGTCGTCGGGCATGCCGATGATGATGTTGAGCTTGACGTTGAGCCCGGCCTTCACCGCGTCGCGCAGGGACTGCGTCAGCCGGGGGATGCTGACGTTCTTCTTCATGCGCTTGAGGCTCTCGGCGGAGCCGCTCTCGGGCGCGTAGTTCATGTTGCGGCAGCCCGAGGCGTACAGCCATTTGGAGACCTCGGCGTCGATGGCCTCGGAGCGCGTGCCGCTGGGCAGCTGCCAGGTGATGCCGAGCTTGCGCTCGACGAGGCCCTTGGCGAACTCGAGGATCCAGTCGCGCTTGACGATCGCGGTGAGGTCGTAGAAGTCCACGTTGCTGACGCCGAAGCGCTTGACGTAATCCTCGATCTCGTCGAGGACGAGGTTCGGGGCGCGCGCGATCCAGCGCGTCGTCCACATCACCGGGTTCGAGCAGAACGTGCACTGGTAGGGGCAGCCGCGGGAGGCGAGCATCGGCATGCTCTTGCCGCGGTTGACGCCGTAAGAGAGGAAGTTGTCCCAGTAGGCCCTGAGCGGGATCAAGTCCCAGGCGGGCTTGGCGATCCGGTCCACGGAGCGGATGCGCGCGCGCTCGCCGGTGAGGAGCACGCCGCCGCCGTCGCGCAGGGCCAGGCCCTTCACGAGCTTCAGGTCGCCGCCCTTCTCGAGCGCCGCCGCCACCTCGACGATGGTCTCCTCGCCCTCGCCGAGGACGCAGACGGAGAGGCCGGGGCACTGCTTCATGCTGACGGCGGGCTCGGCGGTGAAATGCTCGCCGCCGGCGACGAGCGGGATGCCCGGGCGCGCGGCGCCGATCTTGTTGATCAACTCGCGGATGTGGACCCACTCCGAGGAGAACATGCCGGAGACGCCGATGAGGCCGGCGTCCCTCGGTATCCGCTCGCAGATCTCCTCGAAGGTCAGCCCGCGCAGGACGAGGTTGTAGGCGATCGGCACGCTCTGAAGGGGCTTCTCCCCGATGCCGTCGATCAAAACGACCTCGTGGCCGGCCTCGCGCAGGGCCGAGGCGATGTAGGCGAGGCCGATGGGAGGCGTCAGGGACGCGATGTACGAGACGGGGTTAACGATCGACGGGGGCCGGACGAGGCAGATCTTCATGTCTTCCCCTTAAGGATAGCCCCGTCGAGGACCCGCGTCAATGCCGCGCTCACCCGGGCTTCGTCCCGGAGACCCGCCAGGAGGTCCCGACGTAGAAATCCACGTGCGCGTCCTTCCAGCCCTCGACCCAGGAGCGCGCCTGCGCTTCGGTGATCAGGTGGGTGGTCGGGGCGTTGAGCTTGTCGAAGACGTTCAATAAACGACGTTGGTAGGTCGAGTCCCGAAGGTTCTTGCAGTACGAATAATACGGGAAGGTTTCCGGAAGGGGGAGGCGATAGAAGGTGTGCATGAGCGCGGTGCCGACGACGGTCAAGACATGGCTCAGGCCCATGACGACGGGCCGCGGAAGGTAATCCAGGAAATATTTCTTCAAGGGCTCCAGGATCCAATACACGAATCCGTTCCCTTCCCGCGAGTACAGCCAGAAGATGATCCTCCCGCCCGGCTTGACCAAGGTCTTCAGATGCGCGGCCGTCGCGTCGGGGTCCTGCGTGTGGTGGACGACGCCGACGGAATACACCACGTCGAAGCGCTCGCCGGTGTCCCACTTGGCGATGTCGCCGGAGACGATCTCCACGTTCGGCAGGTCCTTGAGCTTCTCCCGGGCGATCGGGGAGGTGTTGAGGTCCACGCCGACGACCCGCTTGGCGTACCTCGCCGAGAGCCGCGAATGATGCCCCGGCCCGCAGCCCGCGTCCATCACGGTCTTACCGGCGAAGCTCTCGATCGTGTTCGGGTGGATCCAGGCGCGGAACAGCCACTCGTCGTTGTCCTGGAGGTTCGTCCAGAGATAGTTCCATTCCTGCTGATTGGCTTGCATGGTCATGTCAGTGTCCCCAGGTCAGGGCCCTCAGCCACAGTGCGGCCGCCCTGGCCTGCCCCTGGAAGGCCCAGACCAGGACGTTCGCGCCGAGCCAGGCGGAGGAGGCCCGAGTGAAGCGCTTCTCGCCGGCCGCGTCGCGAGCGGCCTTCATGCCGACGACGGCGAGGAGCACGATGAACGGCGAGACGCCCTGGCGGTAGCGCGAGGCGTAGCCGCCGAAGAAGGTGAACACGATGAGCGAGCACAGCACCGCGCCGGCGACGGGCCACAGCTCCTTGCGGCGCGCGGCGACGGCGCAGCCGAGCAGCCAGAAAGGGACGATGAAGGCGTAGGTCCAATCGTACTGCGGGAGGAACGGGTACAGGATGCTGAGCAGGTTGTAGACGTAAGCCTTGGCGATCTGGCCGGCGGTCAAGGTCGCGGCCAGGGCCTTGTAGGCGCGGGCGAAGTCCGCGTCGCGCTCGAGCTCGCTCATCGTCGCGGGAGGCGCGTGGCGCTCCCCGGCGAGGCCCATCTTGGCGGCGGGGAGGTACAGCGACAGGTAGCCGACGCTCTTGCCGACGGAGCTGGCGGGCATGATGCGTCCAAGTGCCGCAAAATTCCTCCCGACCCATACGCCGACGATCAAGGCGACGACGGCCAGGGCCGAAAGCGCCTCCTTGCGGGAGAATCTCGCCCAGAGATACGGCATGAGCAGGATCGAGCAGACGATGTACGGGAGCGGCTCGGGGCGGACGAGGTAGAGGCAGGCGGAGAGCGCGGCGAAGCACACGGCGCGGCGCAAGGGCTTCCAGGACGGGTGGTAGAGTCCCCAGACGGACAGCACGAGGAAGAAGCTGTACAGGCACTCGCTGAGGGGGGCGGCGGCGGGGACGATCAGATCGTAGTAGAGGGCCGCGACGGCGCCGCAGGCGACCGCCCACTTCTCAGGGACGAAGCGCCGGGCGAGATCGAGCAGGATCACGCAGGTCAAAGCCCCGAGGAGGCACTGGGCGGCGATGACCGCCTCGGGCGAGGCGCCGAAGAGGACGCGCAGCCCGGCGAGGAAGAGCGGGTAGCCCGGCATGCGGGAGGCGGCCTCGCCGTTCGGGCCGAGGTAGCGCCCGGTCTCGACGAGATTGCGCGCGAAGGCGTCGTACTCCAGCGCGTCGCCGACGAGCGGGAGCGTCCCCTGGAGCCGCCAGAACGCGAGGCGGGCCGCCAGCGCCGTCCCGAAAACGGCGGCCGCCGCCCTCATGCCTGTTTCAGGCGGCCCGAGCGCCAGGCCTCGATCGGGAAGGCGACGCAGGCGAAGAGCGGGATCACCGTGGTGAAGAAGCGGTCGAGCAGGCCCGGGGCCAAGGCGCGCGTGAGGATCACGCAGCCCTCCTGGAACGCCCAGAACCCGGCGAGGAGGACGAAGAAGAAGCCGGCGTTCGCCCGCAAGGTGCGGAAGCCGAGCAGCAGGGCGCCGAGCGCGCCGGACGACTCGCGGCGGCGGGCGGCGGCGATCGAGGAGACGGCGCCGAGGCCGAAGGCCGCCAGCTTGCCCAAGGCGAGGATGAGGTAGAGGCCGGCCATGGAAACGCCCTGGGAGAGGCCCGCGTGGAGGAGCCAGTAGGCCAGCGGCGTCGTCAACAGGCCGAACACGAACAGCAGCGGGTAGGGGATGATGAACAAGGTCCCGGTCTCGACGAGGCGCCGCGGATCCACGCTCCGCCCGTCGCCGAGCCACAGCTCGGCGAAGAACGTCGTCACCACGACCGTCATCAGCGCTCCGAGCAGGACGCCCAGCATGACGGAGCCGGGCAGGCCGGGGGAGAGCAAGGACAGGAGGTTCTGGCCGAGCAGTCCCAGCAAGGGTGGAACGACCAGCCAGGGTCGCGTCAGCGCGCGGTCGCGGACCTCGTCTATCAAGCGCCCCACGTCTATCCGGGGATGAAAGGCTCTTCGGACATCTTGGCCGCGACCGGCGTCCACGCCGGGACCTTCAAGCCGAACTTCGCGGCCTTGTCCTTGATGTCGGCGGCGAAGGCCTGCCGGACCTCGTCGTTGTCGCGCTTCTTCAGGCCGTACTTGCGGTAGAGCGCGTTCTTCGGCGAGTTGGCGCGGCCGAAGATGTTCATCGTGCGCGGGTACCCCTTGTCGAACGCCTTCTGGAGGTCGTCGTGCGTCTTCGGGTCCTCGGACAGCCTCTTCGCCCACTGGTCGCCGTGCGCCATGTGCATCTCCTCCTCCTTGAAGATGCCCTCCATGCCGTCGCACCAGGGCTTGTAGGAGCAGTCGAGGGAGTCCTCGAGCTGATGCCCCGCGCCGCGGTCCATGCAGAAGTTGAACATGATGAAGTCGTACCAGGTCTCGATCGGGTAGTAGAAGATGTTGACGCGCTTGTCGTCGGCGGCGCGCAAGGTGCCGATGTCGTCGGCGTCGACGCGCAGGTTGAAGTTGTGGGTCTTGTAGTACTCGTCGACGTCCACGCCCATGCCCTCGAGCAGGCGGTACATCACGCGCGCGTGGCGCACCTCGTCCTTGACGATCTGCGCGACCTGCAGGGTCTCCTTGATGTCGGGGGACTTCTGGATCCACGGCACGTAGCCGAACGCGCCGGCCAGCTCGGAGTCGGCCTGCATCGACATCAGGTTCGTGAGGTGCTCGCGGTAGTCGTCGCTCATCTCGGACAGCTCGGTGATCTTCTGGCCCTTGGCGATCTTGGCGAGGAGCTTCTCTTCGCGGATGCGGTTCGGTTCGAGGGTCATCTCATTCTCCTTTGAACTGCGCGGGGCGCTTCTCGAGGAAGGCCGTGACGCCTTCGGCGTGATCGGACGTCTTTCCGAGGACCTCCTGCAGCTGGGCCTCGTACTCCATCTGCTCGTCGAGCGACGGGGACTCGGCGGAGCGGTTGACCGCCCGCTTGGTGAGCGCGAGCGCCAGCGGGGGCATCTTCACGAGCTCGGCGGCGAGCATCTGGGCCTCGACGAGGACGAACTCGGCGGGCACGACCTTGTTGACGAGGCCGCAGGCGAGGGCCTGCTCGGCGGTGACGGGCTTGGCGAGCCACATGTGCTCGAGGGCCTTCGAGTAGCCGAGGAAGCGGGGCAGAGAGTAGGTCATGCCGGAGTCGGGGACCAGTCCGACGCGGACGAAGGCGTTCAAGAAGGTGGCCTTCTCAGCGCACACCTTTATATCGGTCGCCAGGATTATGCTGGCGCCGGCGCCCGCGGCGAGGCCGTTGATCGCGCCGATGACGGGCTTCTCCAGACGCCGGATCTGAGCGACCAACGGATTGAAGTGGTCGCGGAGCTCGTCGCCGAGGGAGAACGACTTGACGGACTGCCGCTTCTTGAGGTCGCCGAGGTCGGCGCCGGCGCAGAAGGCGCGGCCGCTCGCGGTGAGAATGACGGCCTTGACGGACTTGTCCGAGGACGCTTTTTTGAGCGCTTCGCGGATGCCCTTCATCATGTCCAGGGTCAATGCGTTCAGGACTTCGGGGCGATTCAGGGTGAGAGTGAGGACGCCGTCTTTGAGCTCGTTGAGGAGATCCATGCTCATTTGCCGCTCCAAACGGGCTTTCGTTTTTCCGCGAAGGCCTTCATGCCCTCTTTCTGGTCCTGCGTGTCGAACAAACGGTAAAACGACTGGCGCTCGAATGACAGACCTTCCGACAACCGCGAATCTAACGATTCACGGACTGAAGCTTTCGCCGCCTGCACGGCGAGCGGCGGTTGAGCGGCGATGGTGTGGGCCAACTTTTTAGCTTCGCTTAAAAACGATTCCACCGGCACGACTCGATTCACCAAACCCAATGACAGGGCCTCGCGCGCCGTCAGTTTTCGGCCCGTGAGGTTCATCTCCATGGATAAAGCCTTGCCGACGGCTTTGGTCAATCTCTGAGTGCCTCCGGCGCCGGGCATAACGCCTATTAATACCTCCGGCTGGCCGAAGACGGCGGTTTCGGAAGCGACGATCATGTCGCAGGCCATCGCCAATTCGCATCCGCCGCCCAAGGCGAAACCCGAAACGGCGGCGACGACCGGCTTTTTCAGGTTCCCGATCCGGTCCCAATTCGACAGGTGGCGAGCGAGCTGCTTTTCGGCGGCTGCGCCGCCGGTGATATCCTTCATCTCGGCGATGTCGGCGCCGGCGGCGAACGCCTTCGGAAGACCCGCGAGGACCATGGCGTGGATGCTCGGATCTCGGTCGAATCCGCCCAAGGCCTCGGAAACGGCGTCCATGACGGAGATCGACAGAGCATTCAACGCCGACGGACGATTGATCGAGACGACGCCGATCTTTCCTTCGACCTCGACCAACACCTCGGCGGCGGCGGTCTGAGCCATCTTAGTTGAGGTCCACCCAGACCGACTTCAGCGACGTGTAGTTCTCGAGGGCGTACTGGCCTTTCTCTCGTCCGTAACCGGATTGCTTGACGCCGCCCCACGGCGCCGCCGCGTCCACGAAGTGGTAGCAGTTGATCCAGACCGTGCCGGCCTTGAGCTTGGCGGCGGCCTGATGGGCCTTCTTGACGTCCTTGGTCCACACGGCGGCGACGAGGCCGTAGTCGCTCGAGTTGGCGCGCGCCATGACCTCGTCGAGGCCGTCGAAAGGCATGACGGACACGACCGGCCCGAAGATCTCCTCGCGGGAGATCTTCATCTCGTCCTTGACGCCGCCGAACACCGTCGGCTGGACGAAGTAGCCGGGGCCCGAGGCGGCCGCGCCGCCCGCGAGCAGCTGCGCGCCTTCCTTCTTGCCCGACTCGATGTAGGAGAGGACCCGGTCGCGCTGCTCGGCCGAGACCAAGGGCCCCATGTGCGTCTTGGGGTCGAGAGGGTTGCCCTGCTTGACGGTCTTGGCCCGCTCGGCGAGTGCCGCGACCATCTTGTCGTAGGCGGGGCGCTCGATGAAGACGCGGGAGCCGGCGGAGCAGCACTGGCCCTGGTTGTAGAAGATGCCCATGAAGATGCCCTTCGCCGCGGCCTCGAGGTCGGCGTCGGCGAACACGATGTTGGGGGACTTGCCGCCCAGCTCCATCGAGATGCGCTTCATGTTGCCGGCCGAGGCCTTCACGACCTCGCGGCCGACCTCGGTGGAGCCCGTGAAGGTCACCTTGTCGATGCCCATGTGCCGGGCGATCGCCGCGCCGGCCGTGGGGCCGAAGCCCGGCACGACGTTCACGACGCCCGCGGGGACTCCGGCCTCCAGGAGCAGTTCTCCTAGCCAAAGAGCGGAGAGCGGCGTCTGCTCGGCCGGCTTCAGGACGACGGCGTTGCCGCAGGCCAGGGCCGGGGCGAGGCGCTCGACGGCCATCAAGAGGGGGAAGTTCCAAGGTATGATGGCCCCGACCACGCCGACGGGCTCGCGCACGGTATAGTGGAGGAACTTCGCTCCCGGGAAATAGGGCACGGAGACCGGGGTCGTCTCCCCGTGGATCTTCGTGGGCCAGCCGCCGAAGTAGCGCAGGAGGCCGACGGCCAAAGGCAGGTCGCCGTTCTTCGCCTCGCGGATCGGCTTGCCGTTGTCGAGCGACTCGAGCTGGGCGAAGGCCTCGGCGCGGGCCTCGAGCAGGTCGGCGGCCTTGTGCAGGATCTTCTCCCGCTCCGCGGGAGAGAATCTGGACCAAGATCCGTCCAGGGCCTTGCGCGCGGCGGAGACGGCGCGGTCGATGTCGGCGGAATCGGCCTCGGCGACGATCCCGAGGGCCTCGCCGGTCGCCGGGTTCAGGGTCGCGAAGGTCTTGCCGGACGCCGCGTCGGCGGGCAGGCCGTCGATCAGGAGCTTGTGGACCTTGCGCGACAGGAATTCCTTCAGAAGGGGGTGAACTTCGGGCAAAATGGCGGTGCTCATTCGTCCTCCGGGGCTCGTCGAGCGGCTGGCTTTATTCAACCAAATTCGGAGGGAATTGACACCGTCGGCTCGCCCATTGACAGGGGGGCGGGGCGGGGCTAAACTGAGGTCGTAAGGAACGAGGCGGCCGCGCACTCCGCGTTCAAGTTCCAGGAGATCGCCTTCTCGATCTGCATGGGCGCGGTGGCCGTCCTGAGCCGCGACAACCCCCACTTCTCCTCGCCCGGGATCCTCTGGGCGTTCGCGGGGCTGCTGGCCTTCAACCTCGCCTATCAGCTCGCCCTGCGCCGGCGCGGCGAGGTCTGGTTCGTCCCGATGGTCTCGATGGCGGTCAACACGGTGCTCGTGACCGCGGTCCTCGCCAGCTCGGGCGGAGAGGACTCGGGCTTCTGGCCGATGTACCTCCTGCCCATCTTCACGGCCTGCCTCTATCTCCAGGCGCGCCACGTCGTCATGGCCGCGGCCTTCTCCTGCGCTTTCCTCGGCGCCCTGCATCTCACCCCGGCGGACGGCGAGGCCGCCGCCCTGACCGCCGCCGAGCTGGCCATCAAGGTGATCGTGCTCGTCATGTCCGCGGGGGTGACCTCGCGCTTCGCGCAGCGCGAACGCAGCGCGCGCGAGGCGCTGGATCTGGCCCGCGCCGACCTCGACCGCCTGTCGGCCGACGTCGACCGCGGCGAGCGCGCGCGCCTCGACGGCCCCGGGCGGTCCGGGTTCATGGAGGGGATCCTCTACGACGTGCACGCCCGGCTCGCCGTGATCCTCGGCAGCGCTGAGGTCCTGCGCCGGGAGCTCGGGGAAGCCTCGCCGCTGGCGGAAGACGCCGAACGGATCGAATCGGCCGCGCGCGCGCTCGGCCGGCTGACCGCCGACGTCCTTCGCCGCCGCCCGGGGGAGGACGTCTCCGAGTGCCGCCTGGACCGCATGACCGAGCAGGTCCTCAGTCTCGTGGCCCACACCATCAA is a window from the Elusimicrobiota bacterium genome containing:
- a CDS encoding aldehyde dehydrogenase family protein, translating into MSTAILPEVHPLLKEFLSRKVHKLLIDGLPADAASGKTFATLNPATGEALGIVAEADSADIDRAVSAARKALDGSWSRFSPAEREKILHKAADLLEARAEAFAQLESLDNGKPIREAKNGDLPLAVGLLRYFGGWPTKIHGETTPVSVPYFPGAKFLHYTVREPVGVVGAIIPWNFPLLMAVERLAPALACGNAVVLKPAEQTPLSALWLGELLLEAGVPAGVVNVVPGFGPTAGAAIARHMGIDKVTFTGSTEVGREVVKASAGNMKRISMELGGKSPNIVFADADLEAAAKGIFMGIFYNQGQCCSAGSRVFIERPAYDKMVAALAERAKTVKQGNPLDPKTHMGPLVSAEQRDRVLSYIESGKKEGAQLLAGGAAASGPGYFVQPTVFGGVKDEMKISREEIFGPVVSVMPFDGLDEVMARANSSDYGLVAAVWTKDVKKAHQAAAKLKAGTVWINCYHFVDAAAPWGGVKQSGYGREKGQYALENYTSLKSVWVDLN
- a CDS encoding HAMP domain-containing histidine kinase, with amino-acid sequence MGAVAVLSRDNPHFSSPGILWAFAGLLAFNLAYQLALRRRGEVWFVPMVSMAVNTVLVTAVLASSGGEDSGFWPMYLLPIFTACLYLQARHVVMAAAFSCAFLGALHLTPADGEAAALTAAELAIKVIVLVMSAGVTSRFAQRERSAREALDLARADLDRLSADVDRGERARLDGPGRSGFMEGILYDVHARLAVILGSAEVLRRELGEASPLAEDAERIESAARALGRLTADVLRRRPGEDVSECRLDRMTEQVLSLVAHTINDRKIALETRIEPELPAARGSAPHVQQALLELVTIVCTRAKRGSRLSVVVQSEEHEVRARLRFAAPEESTPPPLAAQRRVLAAYGGDVRAFGAGRNCELLVSLPAASPRGVGA